One region of Dokdonia sp. 4H-3-7-5 genomic DNA includes:
- a CDS encoding flagellar motor protein MotB, translating into MIISRVTKNTLLIAMTAGALTSCVSKKKYTQLQSEYDTTKVTLTKTKVEKEEIEAKYAAIEQRVDDYNTKINSLRDTNVDLQASNDAKFEITTNGTVMSENTKQKLRAALANVDPSELAQAQTLEDSMNLAVSHKLKRNLNKDIYGANALDDINIDIDDTVVQISISDKMLFRSGSYRVSKEADALLRRIAAVVNSEPAVEVMVEGHTDSRTVKKGSYLKDNWDLSVQRATAIVRELQTKHNVDPSKLIASGRSSYVPLVENDSKENMSRNRRTRILILPNLDKFLALMASNE; encoded by the coding sequence ATGATTATTTCAAGAGTTACAAAGAATACCCTACTTATTGCAATGACCGCTGGAGCACTTACCTCTTGCGTTTCTAAAAAGAAATACACTCAACTTCAATCTGAGTATGACACTACAAAAGTTACTTTGACTAAAACTAAAGTAGAAAAAGAGGAAATAGAAGCAAAATATGCAGCTATAGAGCAACGTGTAGATGATTACAATACTAAAATCAATTCTCTACGTGACACTAACGTAGATTTGCAAGCTTCTAACGATGCTAAATTTGAAATTACTACGAATGGTACTGTAATGTCAGAAAACACAAAGCAGAAGTTAAGAGCAGCACTCGCAAATGTAGATCCTAGTGAACTAGCACAAGCACAAACTCTAGAGGACTCTATGAATCTTGCAGTTTCTCATAAACTTAAACGTAACCTTAATAAAGATATTTACGGCGCCAATGCACTTGATGATATTAACATTGACATAGATGATACTGTAGTACAGATTTCTATTTCAGATAAAATGCTATTCCGCTCTGGGAGTTATAGAGTAAGCAAGGAAGCAGATGCTCTTTTGAGACGTATTGCTGCCGTTGTAAATTCCGAACCAGCTGTAGAAGTAATGGTAGAAGGTCACACAGATAGCCGTACTGTAAAGAAAGGTTCATACCTCAAAGACAACTGGGATTTAAGTGTACAGCGCGCTACAGCAATCGTACGTGAGCTGCAAACTAAGCACAATGTAGATCCATCAAAACTAATTGCTTCTGGACGTAGTAGCTATGTTCCTTTAGTAGAAAATGATAGTAAAGAGAATATGTCAAGAAATAGAAGAACGAGAATTTTAATTCTTCCTAACCTTGATAAATTTCTAGCACTAATGGCTTCAAATGAATAA
- a CDS encoding type IX secretion system membrane protein PorP/SprF produces MSLKKSYFLIALFFAQFAMAQEGIPVYLDYLQDNLYLLHPSMAGASQTTKLRGTARSQWAGVDDAPALQTVSLNGRVGDNIGVGGVLFNDSNGYFSQQGVNATFAYHLMLGRNYVDLNQLSFGISAGIIQGKLDETSFDLTDFDPIIAGIEQSDSYLNIDFGMSYNFLNFSTHFTVKNAIPVKRDIFSEDFEPNNQRRYLLSMAYTISPNYSEWSFEPSVMFQATDSTGEATLDVNGKAYYKTDWGRLWGGLSYRRSFDGAEFTTNGESVDTQKLQYVTPFVGGMYDRFMLGYTYSYQSNSVVLTNGGFHQITLGINLGKNKEPYDCNCPAIN; encoded by the coding sequence ATGAGTTTAAAGAAATCCTACTTTCTAATAGCATTGTTTTTTGCACAGTTTGCGATGGCGCAAGAAGGTATTCCAGTATATCTTGATTATTTACAAGATAATTTATATTTACTTCATCCATCAATGGCTGGAGCTTCTCAAACTACTAAGTTAAGAGGGACCGCTAGATCACAATGGGCAGGTGTAGATGACGCTCCAGCACTTCAAACAGTAAGTTTAAATGGTCGAGTAGGAGATAATATAGGGGTAGGCGGTGTTCTATTTAATGATAGTAATGGCTATTTTTCTCAACAAGGGGTGAATGCTACGTTTGCATATCACTTAATGTTAGGACGTAACTATGTAGATTTAAATCAGCTTTCTTTTGGGATAAGTGCAGGAATTATTCAAGGTAAGCTTGATGAAACTAGCTTTGATCTTACAGATTTTGATCCTATTATAGCTGGTATAGAGCAGAGTGATTCTTACTTGAATATAGACTTTGGAATGTCTTACAATTTTTTAAATTTCTCAACGCACTTTACCGTTAAGAATGCAATCCCTGTGAAGCGTGATATCTTTAGTGAGGATTTTGAGCCAAATAACCAACGTCGTTATCTACTATCTATGGCATATACGATTTCTCCTAATTATTCTGAATGGAGTTTTGAACCATCAGTGATGTTTCAGGCAACAGATAGTACAGGAGAAGCTACTTTAGATGTAAACGGTAAGGCATATTATAAAACAGACTGGGGTAGATTATGGGGAGGACTTTCTTATAGAAGAAGTTTTGACGGAGCAGAATTTACTACTAATGGTGAATCTGTAGATACTCAAAAACTTCAATATGTAACACCTTTTGTAGGAGGTATGTATGATCGTTTTATGTTAGGCTATACATATTCATATCAAAGTAACTCAGTAGTGCTTACTAATGGTGGTTTTCATCAGATCACACTTGGTATCAACCTTGGTAAAAATAAAGAGCCTTATGATTGTAACTGTCCAGCTATCAACTAG